One segment of Saprospiraceae bacterium DNA contains the following:
- a CDS encoding TonB-dependent receptor, which yields MKTKILFPFFLTLFLPALLFSQKYTLRGALADSTSAPLAGSTVMLLSPTDSSLLAFTRSNEDGVFELKNQTAGEYLLRCTYFGYQNFQRHIRLEGTATEVDLGILPMTPKSQLLDAVEITGQANPVTIKNDTIEFNAASFKVKDNAMVEDLLKKLPGVEVERDGTVRAQGETVKNVTVDGKKFFGNDPKLATQNLPADAVKKVQVFDKKSEQATFSGIDDGQREKSINLELKDEKKNGWFGRLSGAAGSDLNPNLTTGQNGGFRYENKASANRFKPKQQISLLGMGNNANQPGFSVDDYMAFSGAMRQMMSGGGGRVTLQFNADNNDIPLDFGGNNEGFLRTWAGGLNFNQEIGTKTDLNTSYFYSNADKDYATESATQSFLPNGTFTTLSRSAQENLTDNHRLNVTLDQKIDSFNTVQLTSAFVHTQRGTASNTFSQNLDAEGLLQNDGRRDYRSDATAANWTSNLLYRHKFPKKGRTFSTNINLGLNNNQSESNSFSENRFFGDSQQPNRTDTVAQNQFFKNDILNWGAKATYTEPLGERRYLEVSYGYFANENRADKDVYDVSGGESNFNPQLSNAFVNNFNYHRGGVGFRLNRKAWNGSVGIDAQAATLQGEVTSGTGQPVRQTFRHLLPRADFAYQFRPTRNLRFNYTSNVNAPSVQQLQPVPDVSDPLNIVLGNPDLRPEYGHNLQLNYVSFHPETMRSFFSGLSFTYTQDRIVNAQTVDSLFRRIYQPLNVDTDYRLNGTFAFGLPWKKLKSRFNLRTETGLARGQNFINERENFTTNLQIAQSASWDFTPKDWLLFNAGAELAWNTARYSLDKAFNQDYLIQTYNAEMDVQLPLDFSINTALDVTVNGGLSEGYDQAVPIWNASVSKFLMKNKRLQLTLSVRDLLNRNIGIRRTANLNFIEDRRIASLGRYGLLKLTYSLNSFGGPGGPGRPGFRMIMRR from the coding sequence ATGAAGACAAAAATCCTCTTTCCCTTTTTCTTGACGCTCTTTTTGCCCGCCCTACTTTTTTCTCAAAAATATACCCTGCGCGGCGCGTTGGCCGACTCCACCTCGGCCCCCTTGGCAGGCAGCACCGTCATGCTCCTCTCCCCTACCGACAGCTCGCTGCTGGCCTTCACGCGCTCCAACGAGGACGGCGTTTTTGAACTCAAAAATCAAACGGCGGGCGAATATCTGCTGCGTTGCACCTACTTCGGCTATCAGAATTTTCAACGACACATTCGCCTCGAAGGCACCGCGACGGAGGTGGATTTGGGCATCTTGCCCATGACACCCAAATCGCAACTGCTTGACGCGGTGGAAATAACGGGACAAGCCAATCCCGTGACCATCAAAAACGACACCATCGAGTTCAACGCCGCATCGTTCAAAGTGAAGGACAACGCGATGGTAGAGGATTTGCTGAAAAAGCTGCCCGGCGTGGAGGTGGAGCGCGACGGCACAGTGCGCGCCCAAGGGGAAACCGTCAAAAACGTGACCGTTGACGGAAAAAAATTCTTCGGCAACGACCCCAAACTCGCCACACAAAACCTGCCCGCCGACGCGGTGAAAAAAGTACAGGTGTTCGACAAGAAATCAGAACAGGCCACCTTCAGCGGCATTGACGACGGACAACGCGAAAAATCCATCAACCTCGAACTAAAAGACGAAAAGAAAAACGGGTGGTTTGGCCGATTGTCGGGCGCTGCAGGCTCCGACCTCAATCCCAACCTCACGACAGGGCAAAACGGCGGGTTTCGCTACGAAAACAAAGCAAGCGCCAACCGATTCAAGCCCAAGCAGCAAATCTCATTGCTCGGCATGGGCAACAACGCCAACCAACCCGGTTTCTCAGTGGACGACTACATGGCCTTCTCAGGCGCGATGCGCCAAATGATGAGCGGCGGGGGCGGGCGCGTCACGCTCCAATTCAATGCCGACAACAACGACATTCCGCTCGACTTTGGGGGCAACAACGAAGGATTCCTGCGGACTTGGGCAGGCGGGCTGAATTTCAATCAAGAAATCGGCACCAAAACCGACCTCAACACCAGTTATTTTTACAGCAACGCCGACAAGGACTACGCGACGGAAAGCGCCACCCAATCGTTTTTGCCCAACGGCACCTTCACGACCCTTAGCCGTTCCGCACAAGAGAATCTCACCGACAACCACCGGCTCAATGTCACCTTAGACCAAAAGATTGACTCATTCAACACTGTGCAACTTACCTCGGCCTTCGTCCACACCCAACGAGGCACCGCCTCCAATACCTTTTCGCAAAATCTCGATGCCGAAGGACTGTTGCAAAACGATGGCAGGCGCGACTATCGCTCCGACGCAACCGCAGCCAACTGGACAAGCAACCTCCTATACCGCCACAAATTCCCCAAAAAAGGCCGCACTTTCAGCACCAACATCAATCTTGGCCTAAACAACAACCAATCCGAAAGCAACAGTTTTTCGGAAAACCGCTTTTTCGGCGACAGCCAGCAACCCAATCGGACCGACACGGTGGCCCAAAACCAATTTTTCAAAAACGACATCCTCAACTGGGGCGCAAAAGCCACCTACACCGAGCCGCTGGGTGAGCGGCGCTATTTGGAAGTCAGCTACGGCTACTTCGCCAATGAAAATCGCGCGGACAAAGACGTGTACGACGTGTCGGGCGGCGAAAGCAATTTCAACCCACAACTGTCCAACGCCTTCGTCAACAACTTCAACTACCACCGCGGGGGAGTAGGCTTTCGCCTCAACCGCAAGGCATGGAACGGCAGCGTGGGCATTGACGCACAGGCCGCCACTTTGCAGGGCGAGGTCACTTCCGGCACCGGACAGCCCGTGCGCCAAACCTTCCGGCACCTGCTGCCGCGTGCGGATTTTGCCTACCAGTTCCGCCCCACGCGCAACCTCCGCTTCAACTACACCTCCAATGTCAACGCCCCAAGCGTGCAGCAACTCCAACCCGTGCCCGATGTGAGCGACCCGCTGAATATCGTGTTGGGCAATCCCGACTTGCGCCCCGAATACGGCCACAACCTACAATTGAACTACGTCTCGTTCCATCCAGAAACCATGCGCAGCTTCTTCTCTGGCCTGTCGTTCACCTACACACAAGACCGTATCGTGAACGCGCAAACGGTGGATTCCCTCTTCCGGCGCATCTACCAACCTCTGAATGTGGACACCGACTACCGCCTCAACGGCACCTTTGCTTTCGGTTTGCCATGGAAAAAACTCAAGAGCCGATTCAACCTGCGCACCGAGACGGGCCTTGCGCGAGGTCAGAATTTTATCAACGAACGGGAAAACTTCACCACCAACCTCCAAATCGCTCAGTCCGCCTCGTGGGATTTCACCCCTAAAGACTGGCTCTTGTTCAACGCCGGAGCCGAACTTGCTTGGAACACCGCTCGCTACTCCCTCGATAAGGCTTTCAACCAAGACTACCTCATACAGACCTACAATGCCGAAATGGATGTGCAACTGCCCCTCGATTTTTCCATCAATACCGCCCTCGACGTGACCGTAAACGGCGGCCTCTCGGAAGGCTACGACCAAGCCGTCCCAATTTGGAACGCCTCAGTCTCCAAGTTTTTGATGAAAAACAAGCGCCTCCAACTCACCCTTTCCGTGCGCGATTTGCTCAACCGAAACATAGGCATACGCCGCACCGCCAACCTCAACTTCATCGAAGACCGCCGCATCGCATCGCTCGGGCGATACGGATTGCTGAAACTAACCTACAGTCTCAACAGCTTTGGCGGGCCGGGCGGACCGGGGCGCCCAGGGTTCAGAATGATTATGCGCCGATAA